A genomic segment from Nocardiopsis sp. Huas11 encodes:
- a CDS encoding PLP-dependent cysteine synthase family protein produces MRYDSLLDSLGGTPLVGLPRLSPSPDVRVWAKLEDRNPTGSIKDRAAFYMIEQAEKDGLLSPGCTILEPTSGNTGISLAMVAKLRGYRMVCVMPENTSAERKQLLAMWGARVHFSDAAGGSNEAVRVAKEMARENPDWVMLYQYGNPANARAHYETTGPELLADLPEMTHFVAGLGTTGTLMGVGRYLREHKPDVQIVAAEPRYGELVYGLRNLDEGFVPELYDESVLTTRFSVPSDAALKRTRELLDQEGIFAGVSTGGALHAALGMARKAERAGERADIAFIIADAGWKYLSTGAYEGTLEEAEERLDGQLWA; encoded by the coding sequence ATGCGCTACGACTCCCTGTTGGACTCCCTCGGCGGTACGCCCCTGGTCGGGCTGCCGCGGCTCTCCCCCTCGCCGGACGTGCGGGTGTGGGCGAAGCTGGAGGACCGCAACCCCACCGGCTCGATCAAGGACCGCGCCGCGTTCTACATGATCGAGCAGGCCGAGAAGGACGGATTGCTCTCCCCGGGCTGCACCATCCTGGAGCCGACGTCGGGCAACACCGGCATCTCCCTGGCCATGGTCGCCAAGCTGCGCGGCTACCGGATGGTCTGCGTGATGCCGGAGAACACCTCGGCCGAGCGCAAGCAGCTCCTGGCGATGTGGGGGGCGCGGGTGCACTTCTCCGACGCCGCGGGCGGGTCCAACGAGGCCGTCCGCGTCGCCAAGGAGATGGCCCGGGAGAACCCCGACTGGGTGATGCTCTACCAGTACGGCAACCCGGCCAACGCCCGGGCCCACTACGAGACCACCGGTCCCGAGCTGCTCGCCGACCTGCCGGAGATGACGCATTTCGTGGCCGGGCTGGGCACCACCGGCACCCTGATGGGGGTCGGGCGGTACCTGCGCGAGCACAAGCCGGACGTGCAGATCGTGGCCGCCGAGCCCCGCTACGGCGAGCTGGTCTACGGCCTGCGCAACCTGGACGAGGGCTTCGTCCCCGAGCTCTACGACGAGTCGGTCCTCACCACGCGCTTCTCCGTGCCCTCCGACGCCGCCCTCAAGCGGACCCGGGAACTCCTGGACCAGGAGGGCATCTTCGCGGGTGTGTCCACCGGCGGCGCTCTGCACGCCGCCCTGGGCATGGCCCGCAAGGCGGAACGGGCGGGGGAGCGCGCCGACATCGCGTTCATCATCGCCGACGCCGGATGGAAGTACCTGTCCACCGGCGCCTACGAGGGCACCCTCGAAGAGGCCGAGGAACGCCTCGACGGACAGCTCTGGGCCTGA
- a CDS encoding MoaD family protein: MAIEVRIPTILRNLTGDAKVVEGTGDTLGELFNDLDGKYPGIGERIVENGKLRRFINVYLNDEDVRFVGGLEAKLNDGDNVTVLPAVAGGSR, from the coding sequence ATGGCCATCGAGGTCCGCATCCCCACCATCCTGCGCAACCTGACCGGCGACGCCAAGGTCGTCGAGGGCACCGGCGACACGCTCGGCGAGCTGTTCAACGACCTGGACGGCAAGTACCCGGGCATCGGCGAGCGCATCGTGGAGAACGGCAAGCTGCGTCGCTTCATCAACGTCTACCTCAACGACGAGGACGTGCGCTTCGTCGGTGGTCTGGAGGCCAAGCTCAACGACGGCGACAACGTCACCGTCCTGCCGGCCGTGGCCGGCGGAAGCCGATAG
- a CDS encoding Mov34/MPN/PAD-1 family protein has translation MLSIDRSIYDKIVAHARRDHPDEACGIVAGPEGSDRPERYVEMMNAARSPTFYEFDSTEYKQVYDQLWDRDEDFVVIYHSHTMTEAYPSRTDITYAQWPQAHYVLVSTREPDTVEFRSYRIIDGEVTEEPVEITGPAGETEQ, from the coding sequence ATGCTCAGCATTGATCGCTCGATCTACGACAAGATCGTCGCCCACGCCCGCCGCGACCACCCGGACGAGGCGTGCGGGATCGTGGCCGGACCGGAGGGCTCCGACCGACCCGAGCGGTACGTGGAGATGATGAACGCGGCGCGCTCGCCCACGTTCTACGAGTTCGACTCCACCGAGTACAAGCAGGTCTACGACCAGCTGTGGGACCGCGACGAGGACTTCGTGGTGATCTACCACTCCCACACGATGACCGAGGCCTACCCCTCGCGCACCGACATCACCTACGCCCAGTGGCCCCAGGCCCACTACGTGCTCGTGTCCACGCGCGAGCCCGACACGGTCGAGTTCCGCTCCTACCGGATCATCGACGGCGAGGTCACCGAGGAGCCGGTGGAGATCACCGGGCCCGCGGGCGAGACCGAGCAGTAG
- a CDS encoding nicotinate phosphoribosyltransferase, whose translation MSEDSSSALLTDHYELTMLQGALHSGAASRRSVFEMFARRLPEGRRYGVVAGTGRFLDLLERFRFGTAELDFLSDHGVVDEPTLEWLSQYRFSGNVWGYGEGETYFPGSPILVVEGSFAEAVILETLALSVYNHDCAIASAASRMVVAAGDRPLIEMGSRRTHEASAVASARAAYIAGFATSSNLEAGRTYGVPTGGTAAHSFTLLHDSERHAFRTQVESMGAGTTLLVDTYDVERAVRTAVETAGPDLGAVRLDSGDLAATAGRVRKELDALGAVHTRIVVTGDLDEHSVQSLAVAPVNGYGVGTSLVTGSGAPTVALVYKLVARSRSLDPRASLEPVAKRSVGKPSKGGRKWGARRLDDKGTAVSEEVFPHLPPEETGLRPMMRPLVTDGEVVGRESVGRARERHRAALAELPEEALRMSRGEAALPTVFR comes from the coding sequence ATGAGCGAGGACAGCAGCAGCGCGCTGCTCACCGACCACTACGAACTCACCATGCTCCAGGGCGCCCTGCACAGCGGCGCCGCGAGCCGCCGGTCCGTCTTCGAGATGTTCGCGCGGCGGCTTCCGGAGGGGCGCCGGTACGGCGTCGTGGCCGGCACCGGACGGTTCCTGGACCTGCTGGAGCGCTTCCGGTTCGGTACCGCCGAGCTGGACTTCCTCTCCGACCACGGGGTCGTGGACGAGCCGACCCTCGAATGGCTGTCACAGTACCGGTTCAGCGGGAACGTGTGGGGCTACGGCGAGGGCGAGACCTATTTCCCCGGCTCTCCGATCCTGGTGGTGGAGGGCTCCTTCGCCGAGGCCGTGATCCTGGAGACGCTCGCCCTGTCGGTGTACAACCACGACTGCGCGATCGCCTCGGCCGCCTCGCGCATGGTCGTGGCCGCGGGCGACCGGCCCCTCATCGAGATGGGATCGCGCCGCACGCACGAGGCGTCGGCCGTGGCTTCCGCGCGGGCCGCCTACATCGCCGGGTTCGCGACCTCCTCCAACCTGGAGGCCGGGCGCACCTACGGCGTGCCCACGGGCGGGACGGCCGCACACTCCTTCACCCTGCTGCACGACAGCGAGCGGCACGCCTTCCGGACGCAGGTGGAGTCCATGGGCGCGGGCACGACGCTGCTGGTCGACACCTACGACGTCGAACGCGCCGTGCGCACCGCGGTCGAGACGGCCGGCCCCGACCTGGGCGCGGTCCGGCTCGACTCCGGCGACCTGGCCGCGACCGCCGGGCGGGTCCGCAAGGAACTGGACGCGCTCGGGGCGGTGCACACGCGGATCGTGGTGACCGGGGACCTGGACGAGCACTCGGTGCAGTCGCTGGCCGTGGCGCCGGTGAACGGCTACGGCGTGGGAACGTCCCTGGTGACCGGGTCGGGGGCGCCCACCGTGGCCCTGGTGTACAAGCTGGTGGCGCGGAGCCGCTCGCTGGACCCCCGGGCGTCGCTGGAGCCGGTGGCCAAGCGCTCGGTCGGCAAGCCGAGCAAGGGCGGCCGCAAGTGGGGGGCCCGGCGGCTCGACGACAAGGGCACGGCCGTGTCCGAGGAGGTCTTCCCGCACCTGCCGCCCGAGGAGACGGGCCTGCGCCCGATGATGCGTCCCCTGGTCACCGACGGCGAGGTGGTGGGCCGGGAGTCCGTGGGCCGGGCCCGCGAGCGCCACCGGGCGGCTCTGGCGGAGCTGCCGGAGGAGGCGCTGCGGATGTCGCGCGGCGAGGCCGCGCTGCCGACCGTCTTCCGCTGA
- a CDS encoding isochorismatase family protein has product MRALIVVDVQNDFCEGGSLAVAGGAATAAAVTDHARDRAQDYGVVVATRDHHIDPGPHFSTEPDFVTSWPVHCLAGTVGAEFHPGFDASLADAVFSKGQYSDGYSGFEGTVEDGTALADWLRERDVDEVDVVGIATDHCVRATALDAAAEGFRTRVLLGLTAGVGAATVESALEQLRDAGVELRGEPVVA; this is encoded by the coding sequence ATGCGAGCACTCATCGTGGTGGACGTACAGAACGACTTCTGTGAGGGCGGGAGCCTGGCCGTGGCCGGTGGCGCCGCCACCGCCGCGGCGGTGACCGACCACGCTCGGGACCGTGCCCAGGACTACGGGGTCGTGGTGGCCACCCGGGACCACCACATCGACCCGGGTCCGCACTTCTCCACCGAGCCGGACTTCGTCACGAGCTGGCCCGTGCACTGCTTGGCGGGCACCGTGGGCGCGGAGTTCCATCCGGGCTTCGACGCCTCGCTCGCCGACGCGGTGTTCAGCAAGGGGCAGTACTCCGACGGCTACAGCGGCTTCGAGGGCACGGTCGAGGACGGCACGGCCCTGGCGGACTGGCTGCGCGAGCGCGACGTGGACGAGGTGGACGTGGTGGGCATCGCCACCGACCACTGCGTGCGCGCCACGGCACTGGACGCGGCCGCCGAGGGCTTTCGCACGCGGGTGCTGCTCGGGCTGACGGCGGGTGTGGGGGCCGCGACCGTGGAGTCCGCGCTGGAACAGCTGCGCGACGCCGGCGTGGAGCTGCGGGGCGAGCCGGTCGTCGCCTGA
- a CDS encoding tryptophan--tRNA ligase: MAANIYLTGIKPTGDFHLGNYIGAIKPALAAAHEYDTYYFIADYHALNTIKDADELRHSIRSGAATWLACGLDPEQTVIYRQSSVPETFELTTILSALTPKGLMNRAHAYKAARDRNTEAGITDLDAGINMGLYNYPILMAADILVMEATRVPVGRDQSQHIEYTADIAGYFNHRFGASYTFPMPKGVIDDSDASILPGVDGRKMSKSYDNHIPLFLPENKLKKAIRRIPTDSTPVEEPKNPDSSVPFQLLTHFADEDKAADVRKRLEAGGMGWGDLKNELFEAVDAELAPKRARYEELMADPARIDAILDSGSARARERARTVIDRVRAAVGVA; encoded by the coding sequence ATGGCAGCGAACATCTACCTGACCGGGATCAAGCCCACCGGTGACTTCCACCTGGGCAACTACATCGGCGCGATCAAGCCCGCCCTGGCGGCCGCGCACGAGTACGACACGTACTACTTCATCGCGGACTACCACGCGCTCAACACCATCAAGGACGCCGACGAGCTCCGCCACAGCATCCGGTCAGGCGCTGCCACCTGGCTCGCGTGCGGGCTCGATCCGGAACAGACCGTCATCTACCGGCAGTCCAGCGTCCCGGAGACCTTCGAGCTCACCACCATCCTGAGCGCCCTGACCCCCAAGGGCCTCATGAACCGCGCGCACGCCTACAAGGCGGCCCGCGACCGCAACACCGAGGCCGGGATCACCGACCTCGACGCGGGGATCAACATGGGGCTGTACAACTACCCCATCCTCATGGCCGCCGACATCCTCGTCATGGAGGCGACCCGCGTGCCGGTCGGCCGCGACCAGTCCCAGCACATCGAGTACACCGCCGACATCGCCGGGTACTTCAACCACCGCTTCGGCGCCTCCTACACCTTCCCGATGCCCAAGGGCGTCATCGACGACAGCGACGCCAGCATCCTGCCCGGCGTGGACGGCCGCAAGATGAGCAAGTCCTACGACAACCACATCCCGCTGTTCCTGCCGGAGAACAAGCTCAAGAAGGCCATCCGCCGCATCCCCACGGACTCCACCCCGGTGGAGGAGCCCAAGAACCCCGACTCCTCGGTGCCCTTCCAGCTCCTCACCCACTTCGCCGACGAGGACAAGGCCGCCGACGTGCGCAAGCGCCTGGAGGCCGGCGGCATGGGCTGGGGCGACCTCAAGAACGAGCTCTTCGAGGCGGTCGACGCCGAGCTCGCGCCCAAGCGCGCCCGCTACGAGGAACTGATGGCCGACCCCGCCCGGATCGACGCGATCCTGGACTCCGGCTCGGCCCGGGCCCGCGAGCGCGCCCGCACCGTCATCGACCGCGTGCGCGCGGCCGTCGGCGTCGCCTGA
- a CDS encoding TetR/AcrR family transcriptional regulator yields MSTTERKERERARRHELIIATARELAEEQGWEAVTTRRLSERIEYSQPVLYSHFSGKDAIVTAVALQGFGELAEALEAATAPAADPRSALEAAVRAYTAFAEEHPALYEAMFSRSVDLPFGQPDTPAPLRAGFEAILRVLTPFAGGRDPALLAEVGWSSIHGLVTLARDGRLPPAAREQRLALLADQLAAAPADRARGRGREHRQGEDPADTPLG; encoded by the coding sequence ATGTCCACGACCGAGCGCAAGGAGCGCGAGCGGGCCCGCCGCCACGAGCTGATCATCGCCACCGCCAGGGAACTGGCCGAGGAACAGGGCTGGGAGGCGGTGACCACCCGCCGCCTGTCCGAACGCATCGAGTACAGCCAGCCCGTGCTCTACAGCCACTTCTCCGGCAAGGACGCGATCGTCACGGCCGTCGCCCTCCAGGGGTTCGGCGAACTCGCCGAGGCCCTGGAAGCGGCCACCGCGCCGGCCGCCGACCCCAGGAGCGCCCTGGAAGCGGCGGTGCGCGCCTACACGGCCTTCGCCGAGGAGCACCCCGCGCTGTACGAGGCCATGTTCTCCCGCTCCGTCGACCTGCCCTTCGGGCAACCGGACACCCCCGCCCCCCTGCGGGCCGGCTTCGAGGCGATCCTGCGCGTCCTCACCCCCTTCGCCGGCGGCCGCGACCCCGCACTCCTGGCCGAGGTCGGGTGGTCCAGCATCCACGGGCTCGTCACCCTGGCCAGGGACGGCCGACTGCCCCCGGCCGCCCGTGAGCAGCGGCTGGCCCTGCTCGCCGACCAGCTGGCGGCGGCGCCCGCCGACCGGGCGCGCGGACGGGGCCGGGAACACCGCCAGGGCGAGGATCCGGCGGACACGCCGCTAGGCTAG
- a CDS encoding type II toxin-antitoxin system PemK/MazF family toxin, with translation MRRGEIYMADLGDPIGHEQALRRPVLLANAQPWLESRPPVVMVLPLTRTHRPSPTHVEIEPGSSGLKEISYVKCEDLRAISPLRLERRFGSVKDTVMWRIDVILRRLLSL, from the coding sequence GTGAGGCGCGGCGAGATCTACATGGCGGACCTCGGCGATCCCATCGGCCACGAACAGGCGCTCCGGAGGCCCGTTCTCCTCGCCAACGCACAGCCCTGGTTGGAGTCCCGTCCCCCCGTGGTGATGGTCCTCCCGCTGACCCGCACCCACCGGCCCAGTCCCACGCACGTCGAGATCGAACCGGGTTCCTCGGGCCTGAAAGAGATCAGCTACGTCAAGTGCGAGGACCTGCGGGCCATCTCCCCGCTCCGGTTGGAGCGCCGGTTCGGCAGCGTCAAGGACACCGTCATGTGGCGGATCGACGTCATTCTGCGGCGGCTCCTGTCCTTGTGA
- a CDS encoding zinc metalloprotease, whose product MCGAALTGLVASTLPDTSPTAAGPGAAARQDAGEPCPPGMEARLSDPGLPGLLPEGGELTPDQAAEYEEELRAALEPLRAQDVAPPREVPVVVHVIEGEDGQGRVSGERVRDQIDTLNTAYGGRFATGPQSTDTGFRFELADITRTANDDWFSQFNDHVTTIRSHLHQGGPETLNLYTADLGPGLLGFSSFPQDYADDPEQDGVVVAHDTLPGGGRERFDLGHTATHEVGHWLGLFHTFQNGCDTPGDYVADTPYEREAATGCPEGRDTCRTRRGLDPVDNFMNYSDDACMTTFTAGQAQRMAEHWTAFRGGDPRALTRTGAAAE is encoded by the coding sequence ATGTGCGGCGCCGCACTGACCGGTCTCGTGGCGAGCACCCTGCCGGACACCTCACCGACGGCCGCCGGGCCCGGGGCCGCCGCGCGCCAGGACGCGGGAGAGCCGTGCCCGCCCGGCATGGAGGCCCGGTTGAGCGACCCCGGCCTGCCGGGACTCCTCCCCGAAGGAGGGGAGCTGACGCCCGACCAGGCGGCGGAGTACGAGGAGGAGCTCCGGGCGGCGCTCGAACCCCTGCGCGCGCAGGACGTGGCCCCGCCGCGGGAGGTCCCCGTGGTGGTGCACGTGATCGAGGGGGAGGACGGCCAGGGCCGGGTCTCCGGCGAGCGGGTGCGCGACCAGATCGACACCCTCAACACCGCCTACGGCGGCCGTTTCGCCACCGGCCCGCAGTCCACCGACACCGGATTCCGCTTCGAGCTCGCCGACATCACCCGCACGGCGAACGACGACTGGTTCTCCCAGTTCAACGACCACGTGACGACCATCCGCTCGCACCTGCACCAGGGCGGTCCCGAGACGCTCAACCTCTACACCGCCGACCTGGGGCCGGGCCTGCTGGGCTTCTCCAGCTTCCCGCAGGACTACGCGGACGATCCCGAGCAGGACGGGGTGGTGGTCGCCCACGACACCCTGCCGGGCGGCGGGCGCGAGCGCTTCGACCTGGGCCACACCGCCACCCACGAGGTCGGCCACTGGCTGGGCCTGTTCCACACCTTTCAGAACGGCTGCGACACCCCGGGGGACTACGTGGCCGACACCCCCTACGAGCGGGAGGCGGCCACCGGCTGCCCGGAGGGGCGCGACACCTGCCGGACCCGCAGGGGCCTGGACCCGGTCGACAACTTCATGAACTACAGCGATGACGCCTGCATGACGACCTTCACGGCGGGACAGGCCCAACGGATGGCCGAGCACTGGACGGCGTTCCGCGGCGGCGACCCGCGCGCGCTCACAAGGACAGGAGCCGCCGCAGAATGA
- a CDS encoding DEAD/DEAH box helicase, whose amino-acid sequence MTVTQTTTEDRLRGLRAWQREAFEEYFRRDPRDFLAVATPGAGKTTFALTLAGELLHQHRVRAITIVCPTEHLKKQWAEAAARFGIAIDPDFKNGQGALGRQYIGVAVTYAQVAAHPMLHRNRTEARRTLVIFDEVHHAGDALSWGDAAREAFDPAARRLSLTGTPFRSDINPIPFVDYVQDSAGVRRCSWDYSYGYAPALEDGVVRPVIFMAYSGEMRWRTRAGDELAARLGEPLTQDALSQAWRAALDPKGDWIKKVLQAADRRLTEVRKTHPDAGGLVIASDHENARAYSRILRQITGKGATVVLSDDPTASKKISRFAVGDDRWMVAVRMVSEGVDVPRLMVGVYATSTSTALFFAQAIGRFVRVRQRGEVASVFLPSVPTLLEYAGEMERERDHVLDRTPTDDEYPEEDLLKEADKKRDTPDAGEELPFETMESAAEFDRALYDGLEYGGSPGSSEEEDFLGLPGLLDPQQVSQLLRKRKAEIQANQAKVKAKAEPEQDEGPTHEVIAELRRELSGLVGAWHHRTGKPHGVIHNELRRACGGPPVAQASPPQIRERIAKLRTWAVGRK is encoded by the coding sequence ATGACGGTAACGCAGACCACGACGGAGGACCGCCTGCGCGGGCTCCGGGCCTGGCAGCGGGAGGCGTTCGAGGAGTACTTCCGCCGGGATCCACGGGACTTCCTGGCGGTGGCCACGCCCGGGGCGGGCAAGACCACCTTCGCCCTCACCCTGGCCGGGGAGCTCCTCCACCAGCACCGGGTCCGCGCCATCACCATCGTCTGCCCCACCGAGCACCTGAAGAAGCAGTGGGCCGAGGCGGCCGCGCGGTTCGGCATCGCCATCGACCCCGACTTCAAGAACGGCCAGGGCGCGCTCGGCCGCCAGTACATCGGCGTCGCCGTCACCTACGCGCAGGTCGCGGCGCACCCCATGCTGCACCGCAACCGCACCGAGGCGCGCCGGACCCTGGTCATCTTCGACGAGGTCCACCACGCCGGTGACGCGCTCTCGTGGGGCGACGCCGCCCGCGAGGCCTTCGACCCGGCCGCGCGGCGGCTGTCGCTGACCGGTACGCCCTTTCGCTCCGACATCAACCCCATCCCGTTCGTGGACTACGTCCAGGACAGCGCCGGGGTGCGCCGCTGCTCGTGGGACTACAGCTACGGGTACGCCCCCGCCCTGGAGGACGGGGTGGTGCGCCCGGTCATCTTCATGGCCTACTCCGGTGAGATGCGCTGGCGCACGCGGGCGGGCGACGAGCTCGCCGCCCGCCTGGGGGAGCCGCTCACCCAGGACGCCCTGTCCCAGGCCTGGCGCGCGGCGCTGGACCCCAAGGGCGACTGGATCAAGAAGGTCCTGCAGGCCGCCGACCGGCGGCTGACCGAGGTCCGCAAGACCCACCCGGACGCCGGCGGCCTCGTCATCGCCAGCGACCACGAGAACGCCCGAGCCTACTCGCGGATCCTGCGCCAGATCACCGGCAAGGGCGCGACCGTGGTGCTCTCCGACGACCCCACCGCCTCCAAGAAGATCAGCCGGTTCGCCGTGGGCGACGACCGCTGGATGGTCGCGGTGCGCATGGTGTCGGAGGGCGTGGACGTGCCCCGGCTCATGGTGGGCGTGTACGCCACCTCCACCAGCACCGCCCTGTTCTTCGCCCAGGCGATCGGCCGCTTCGTGCGCGTGCGCCAGCGGGGCGAGGTCGCGTCGGTGTTCCTGCCGTCGGTGCCCACGCTGCTGGAGTACGCGGGCGAGATGGAGCGCGAGCGCGACCACGTCCTCGACCGGACCCCGACCGACGACGAGTACCCGGAGGAGGACCTCCTCAAGGAGGCCGACAAGAAGCGCGACACCCCCGACGCGGGGGAGGAACTGCCGTTCGAGACGATGGAGTCGGCGGCGGAGTTCGACCGCGCGCTCTACGACGGCCTGGAGTACGGCGGGTCGCCGGGCTCCTCCGAGGAGGAGGACTTCCTGGGGCTTCCGGGGCTGCTCGACCCCCAGCAGGTCTCCCAGCTGCTGCGCAAGCGCAAGGCCGAGATCCAGGCCAACCAGGCCAAGGTGAAGGCCAAAGCCGAGCCGGAGCAGGACGAGGGGCCCACGCACGAGGTCATCGCCGAGCTGCGCCGGGAGCTCAGCGGCCTGGTGGGCGCCTGGCACCACCGCACGGGCAAGCCGCACGGGGTCATCCACAACGAACTGCGCCGCGCGTGCGGTGGACCGCCCGTGGCACAGGCGTCCCCGCCGCAGATCCGCGAGCGCATCGCCAAGCTCCGCACCTGGGCGGTCGGCCGCAAATAG
- a CDS encoding class E sortase — translation MVSATDRQPLDEDRPRGRGRNQGGRRRRPPQRRPRATPGDVVRGIVRTIGELLLTAGLLMLFYAAYEVYGSQWETDREQQDLADGLAENWAAADETGPDSAPLPGSADSRLYVPDLDLDWVVVNGTSQEDIQFSPGHYTWFDSAPGQPGNYGVAAHRTPGLFWDLDQLESGDVMVLEDGENFYTYEVFHEETVLPDDVWVVDPDPFDDATDEEPERSLLTLTTCAPKLNNTHRLIVWAELTETTPKSEGMPDSIAHMAPDGDEA, via the coding sequence CAGGGCGGAAGGCGGCGCCGCCCCCCTCAGCGCAGACCGCGCGCCACCCCCGGCGACGTCGTCCGGGGCATCGTCAGGACCATCGGTGAGCTCCTGCTGACCGCCGGCCTGCTCATGCTGTTCTACGCCGCCTACGAGGTGTACGGCTCCCAATGGGAGACGGACAGGGAGCAGCAGGACCTCGCCGACGGGCTGGCGGAGAACTGGGCGGCCGCGGACGAGACCGGTCCGGACTCGGCTCCGCTGCCGGGCAGCGCCGACAGCCGGCTGTACGTGCCCGACCTCGACCTGGACTGGGTCGTGGTCAACGGCACCAGCCAGGAGGACATCCAGTTCAGCCCGGGCCACTACACCTGGTTCGACAGCGCCCCGGGTCAGCCGGGCAACTACGGCGTGGCCGCGCACCGCACCCCCGGCCTGTTCTGGGACCTGGACCAGCTGGAGTCGGGCGACGTCATGGTGCTGGAGGACGGGGAGAACTTCTACACCTACGAGGTCTTCCACGAGGAGACGGTGCTGCCCGACGACGTGTGGGTGGTCGACCCCGACCCCTTCGACGACGCCACCGACGAGGAGCCGGAACGGTCCCTGCTCACCCTCACCACGTGCGCGCCGAAGCTGAACAACACCCACCGGCTCATCGTGTGGGCCGAACTGACCGAGACCACGCCCAAGTCCGAGGGGATGCCCGACTCCATCGCGCACATGGCCCCCGACGGCGACGAAGCGTAG